Genomic segment of Fibrobacter sp. UWH4:
GGTAAAGTCTTCCTTTTCTTCGAGGGCGACCGTCTTGGCGGACTTGCCCTTGAGTGCCGGGATGTTCGATTCTTCGTCGCTGTCCTTGCCGTACACGGCCTTGAAGCCCGGTTCAATGAGCACCTTGCCTTCGGTAATAAAGGTTTCGCCTTCCACCGTCGTCACGCGGGTGGTGTTTTCGTACTTGGCGGGCGGGAAGAACACAGCGATGAATCGCTGGCAAATCATCGTGAAAATTTTCTGTTCGGCTTCGGTGAGTCCCGAGGGCATCACGCCGGTGGGAATAATGGCGAAGTGGTCCGAAATCTTCGAGTTGTCGAACACCTTGGGAGTCTTCACGACCCAGTTGTTCTTGAGTGCGGTTTCTGCAAACTTGGCGAGCGGTCCTTCGATTTTGCCGAGGGTCGCCTTCACCGGAGCCACGTAGTCCTCGGGCAGGCAGCGGCTGTCGGTACGCGGGTAGGTGGTCGCCTTGTGGCGTTCGTACAGGGCCTGCGCAATCGAGAGGGTGGTCTTCGCGCTAAAGCCGAATCGGTTGTTCGCTTCGCGCTGGAGTGTCGTCAAGTCGTACAGCGGGCTGCATTTCTGGAGCGAGGGGGCGGAAGTCTCTTCGACTGTGCCGGCCTTGCCCTTGCACTTCTTCAAAATTTCCTGGACTTTCTTCTCGTCAAAAATCTGCTTGATTTTGTCCTTGCCGTCTTCCTTGTTGGCGGTGAACCACTTGCCTTGGTAGTGGCTACCGTCGTTGTCGAACTCGGCTTCCACGGTCCAGAACTTTTGCGGCACGAACTGCATGCGTTCTTCTTCGCGGTTCACGATAATGGCAAGCGTCGGCGTCTGCACGCGGCCGCACGGGGTCACCTGGAATCCGCCCATGCTGCTGTTGTAGGCGGTAAGGCCGCGGCTTCCGTTCATACCGATCAGCCAGTCGGCTTCGCTACGGCAAAGGGCGGCGGCCTTCAGGTTTTCCATTTCGGCGCCGTCGCGCATGTTTTCAAAAGCTTCCTTGATGGCTGCCGGGGTCATACTCTGCATCCACAGGCGCTTGATGGTCTTGCCCGTGAACTTGCCCTTGAGCACATACTGCAATATATAGAAGAAAATCAGTTCACCTTCGCGGCCCGCATCGCATGCGTTCACGATGGTCGTCACGTCCTTACGCTTGATGAGCTTAGAGAGTGCCGAAAGCTGACCCTTGGTCGCAGGCGTTGCTACCAGCGGGAATTCCTTGGGGAGCATGGGGAGCGTGCTCATTTCCCACTTCTTGTACCTTTCGTCGATTTCTTTCGGGTCGGCGATTTCAACCAGGTGGCCGATGGCATGGCTCACGATGGTGGTGTCGCTTTCGTAGTGGGTCTTTTCGTTCTTGAAGTTCTTTTGCCCGAGCACGCGCACCAGGTCCAGGGCCACACTCGGTTTTTCGGCGATTATTAAAGTCTTGCCTTCGCCTACATCGACCGTCTTTTTAGCAGAAACCGTTTTGGTCGCAGTCTTTGTCGCGGTCTTCTTCGCGGCGGTCTTGGTTGCGGTCGTTTTAGTCGTTGTTGCTTTTTTTGTCGTAGTTGCCATCGTTATTTCCATTTAAATCGTCCGAACAGGCCAAAAAGCACGGCCAGCACGGTAAAGGGGGCGTGGATAAATTCTACAGGAATGCACCACTTGATCAGGTGCTCCTGCCTGAATATCCTGAGCCCGCGAAGTATTAAAACCAAATCACCAATGCATTTGGCGACAAACGCGATAAGTGTCGCGATAAAAATCTCGAAACTGAATGGCGAAAGTACCGCCGCTATACACTGCATGGTCAGGAACAGGAATACCATGCTGAGTACGAATACGATTTTCGGTGTATAATAGATAGTCTTCGACGCCCAGCGCTTGCGTTGCTCCCAGAGTTCCTTCAAGGTTTCTTTGCCGTTGGTGGTCACGAAGGTGCTTTCCGCGATGCAGTAGCGCATGGCCCAGGGGCGGTCGGCTGCGAGTTTTTGCATCAAGAGGTCGTCGTCGCCGCTCTGGATCTTGATCACGTTGTCGAACCCGTGCACGCTCTTGAAAAAGCTCTTGCGGTAGGCTAAGTTGTTGCCGGTACTCGTAAGCGGGAGCCGCATGGCGAGCCCAGCGGTGCCTGCCACGCGGTAAATCAGGGTTTCTACTGCCTGCATGCATATCAGCAGGCTCGATTTTCCTGGAATCGTTGGAATGTACGAATGTCCGGCCACCAGTTCGATTCCCGGTTCGAATTCGGCTACGATTCCCGTAACCCAGGTGGGCTTTACGATGCAGTCGGCATCGGTAAGGCAGAGGATTTCCCCTTCGCAGGCGTCAATCAGCTTCGAAAGCGCATGCTTCTTGGGACTCACGCCTTCGGGAATATCCTTGATGGTCAGCACGTGCAGTCGCGGGTTCTTGGCGGCGTATTCTGCCAAAATTTCCGGCGTATCGTCGTCGCTTCTGTCGTCAGCTACCCACACGTCCCACTGTCCGCGGTAATCCTGCACAAGCACCGAGTCCAGTGTCGCGCGGATGCCCGCCGATTCGTTGCGGGCCGAAATCAGGATGCTCACCTGCGGCGGAGGTTCCACATCGGAGTTTCCGGTGCGCACGGTGCCGAGTGCGCGGAAAAAACGCACCTCGAGGGCTATGTAGAATAGTCCGAACACGACCAAAAGGCCGATGACCAGGTATGTGAGCACCGTTAAAAACATTTCCGCGCAAAATTTAGTTCATCGGGACGGCTCCGAAAAAAAAGAACCGTTGAAAACATCGCTTTTTTTTGCAACACTTGCGTTTTTCTCGCAAAAAGGGCAAAATTATATTTATATTACATTCCAAAAAAGAGGTTTAAGATGAAATTGAAAACCTTGATAAAAAAATACAATAGTGCCAATTTGGTGCTTCGAATTGCCATTGCGATTGTCTTGGGTTCACTTTTGGGAGTAATTCTTCCGTCGCAAAAATGGATCGGTGAATTTGGAACTTTGTTCGTAAGCGCTCTCAAGGCGATCGCTCCGGTGCTGGTCTTTATCTTGATCGTGTGCTCGCTGGCGTCCGGAAAGTCTCATTTGGATCGCCGCTTTGGTCGAGTGGCGCTTCTGTACCTGACGAGTACGCTGGTCGCTTCTCTAGTGGCGATGGTGGCTAATTTTATTTTTCCGCAGAAATTGGACCTCGCGAATGCCTTTGGTGCATCTGCGGCTCCATCCGGTATTGCCGAGGTCATGCATAATTTGTTGATCCATGCGGTATCGAACCCGTTTGCGGCAATTGTCGAGGCCAACTATATCGGTATTCTGGTCTGGTCCGCCTGTTTGGGATTTGCAATCAAGAAAATTGCCAGTGAAACAACCCTGAGCGTCTTGAAGGACTTGACGGCGTCGGTGTCGTTGGTGGTGCGCTGGATTATCAATCTCGCTCCGATAGGCATTATGGGTGTCGTGTTCATTTCTGTTTCTACTAATGGCATCGGAATTTTCAAGACGTATGGTTCGCTAATCTTGATTCTTGTCGTGACGATGTTTTTTATGGCGTTTGTTGTTGTTCCTGCGATTGTGGGCGTTATGCTCCGCCGCGACCCCTATCCGCTGGTGTTGAAGTGTTTCAAGAGTAGCGCCGTAACAGCCTTCTTTACCCGCAGCTCCGCGGCGAACATTCCGGTAAACATGGCCCTTTGTAAAAAGCTGGGACTGGATAGCGAGTTCTATTCGGTATCGATTCCGCTGGGTGCGACCATCAATATGAGTGGCGCAGCAATTACCATTACGGTGATGACGCTTGCGACGGTGCATACGCTCGGAATTCCGGTGACCATGTCTTCTGCCTTGGCGGTGTGCTTCCTTGCAACCTTGGGCGCTTGCGGTACGAGTGGTGTCGCCGGCGGCTCGTTGCTTCTGATTCCGCTAGCCTGTACGCCTTTTGGAATTTCTTCGGATGTGGCCATGCAGGTGGTGGCCGTAGGCTTTATCATCGGTGTTATTCAGGATAGCCTCGAAACGGCCTTGAATTCTTCGACAGATGTCATCTTTACGGCGACCGCCGAATACCGGGCCTGGCAAAAACAGGGAAAACCCTTGCCCAAGGAATTCTTCCGCGAACACGGAACCGAAGAACATTAAACCGATAAAAATCGAAAAAAAAGAATGAGGAATTTTTATCCTCATTTTTTTATTTTATCCTAAATTTGAAACTCCGAACTCATAACTCTGAATTCTGAACTCCGAAATCCGAATTCTGAACTCTGAACTCCGAATTAGTCCTTCAGTAATTCCGGATGTTTCTCGGAGATTCGCCGTGCGAGGTATACGAACGGGGTGTCCATCAGCGAGGTCACGATGAAGATTCCGTAACCGAAAATCAGGATTTCGCCGATCGTATTCCACGGGAAAACTCCCGCGAAGGCGAGCAGGTTGAATACGACCACGTTAATCAGCTGGCTCACCAGCGTAGAACCGTTGTTGCGGAGCCACAGGAATTTTTTCTTGCTGCCGAACTTCTTTTCGGTCCATTTCCATACGGCGTGGTAGGCCCATACGTCATATAGCTCGCAGACGGCGTAGGCGAACAGGCTGGCAAGCATCACGCGCGGGGTATTGGCGAACACGGTGCGAATCGGTTCAGCCATGGTGTCGCCTGCGGCAGGAATATACAGGAACCAACTCTGTGAAATCAGGATGAAGGTCACGTTCGCGAGAATGCCGATTTTGACGCAACGGCTCGCTTCTTTTTTGCCGTAGATTTCGCTCATGATGTCAGTCGCCAAGAATGAAGAGGCAAAAATCACGTTGCCGAGCGTGGTGTCGAGCCCAAAAGCATGCACCAGAATCAAGACTTCGATGTTGGCGGCAATGGTGCAAATCACGGTCCAGGCGAAAATGCCCTGCTTGCCGAAGAAACGGAAAAAGCCGACGAGCCCGCCAAAGAACACGAAGATGGAGGCGATAAGGACGATTTCGTTTTGTAGAGGCATGGGGTGTGAGGTCGGGGCTAAAGCCCCTTTGAGGTTGTGAGGTTTTGGGGGTTAGCGGCGGCGATCAATTGCGGCAAACAGGCGGGTCTTGGCGAGCGCCTCGAATTCGGTGCCCGGCTTGCCGTAGTTGGCGAAGGGGTAGAGCGAAATACCGCCGCGGGGCATAAAGAGCCCTTCGACTTCGATGTACTTGGGCTCCAAGAGTTTTACCAAGTCTTTCATGATGATGTTCACGCAGTCTTCGTGGAAGTCTCCGTGATTGCGGAAGCTAAACATGTACAGCTTGAGCGACTTGGATTCTACTAGGTACTGGTCCGGAATGTAGTTGATCTTGATTTCGGCAAAGTCCGGCTGGCCGGTTTTGGGGCACAGGCTCGTGAATTCTGGGCAGTTGAAGGTGACCATGTAGTCGTTACCCGGATGCTTGTTCGGGAATTTTTCGAGGACTTCGGGACTGTAGGTGGTTTTGTACTGGGTCTTGTTGTTGCCGAGCAACGTGACGCCTTCGAGTTCAGCTTCTGAACGCATAAAGTCTCCTAGTTTTGTTTAAAGTCAGGATGGGTTTCGAACTGACCGACCCAAAGATAGAAAAATATTCAATAATCCAAAGGTTTGCTGTACGTGTCGTAAGTTGTTGAGATTCCGTGAGTTAGCCAAAAGGCTACAATAAACTTACAGAAAAATGCCGTGTTTTGACACCCGGCTGTCATTTGAATTATCTATATTCCCCTTACCTTTGGAAAATTCCCGGGGTACCTCGCACTGCGGTGCTGGGTTGAACTTAGGGCCGCGCGTCATGCATGAAACCAGGACGGCAGGACCCTCGAACCGAACATAAAAAACGGAACTACATTATGGATTTTTCTGCAATTATTGCCGAAGAGCTTAACCTTGAAGTATGGCGCGTCGCCAAGGCACTCGAGCTGATGGACCAGGGTGGTACCATCCCCTTTATCGCCCGCTACCGTAAGGACCAGACGGGCACGTTGAACGAAATCGAGCTGCGCGACATCAGCCACCGCCGCGATTACCTGCAAGAACTTGTGGACCGCAAAGAAACCGTGCTCAAGAGCATCGAAGAACAGGGCAAGCTGACTCCCGAACTCAAGGCCCAGATCGAAGCCTGTAAGGACAAGACCCTCCTCGAAGATATTTACGCTCCGTACAAGCCCAAGAAGCGCACCCGCGCCACCATCGCGAAGGAACTGGGCCTGGAACCCTTGGCCCGCCTCATGTGGGCGCAAGAAGAAACCGGCAACACGGCAGAACAGATTGCGTTAATTTATTTGTCCGAAGAAAAGGGCCTTGCCGACCCGAAGGCCGCCCTCAAGGGTGCCGCCGACATTTTGGCCGAAGAAGTCGCCGACAACACCGAATTCCGTCAGTACCTGCGTAACAAGATGGAAAAGACCGGTGTCATGATTTCCAAGGTCAAGAAGGATTTCGAAGGCCAGGAAACCAAGTTCAAGGATTATTACGACTACAGCGAACAGGTGTCCAAGATTCCGAGCCACCGTATGCTGGCGCTGCGCCGCGGCGAAAAGGAAAAGGTGCTCCGCCTCTCTATCGAAGTGCCGAACGAAGAAATGGTCGGCTACCTCAAGCAGCAGATTATCAAGGGCAACACCACCTGGACTCCTTACCTGGAAGCCATGTGCCAGGATGCCTGGGAACGCTTGCTCCAGCCGAGCATGGAAAGCGAAGTGCGCCTGATGCTCAAGGACGCCGCCGAAGAAGAAGCCTTCAAGGTGTTCAGCAAGAACCTTCAGGATGTGTTGCTCGCAGCACCTGCCGGCCACAAGGCCGTGCTCGCCCTCGACCCGGGTTTCCGTACGGGTTGCAAGGTTGCCGTGCTCGACGAAAACGGCAAGTTCATGGACCACGGCATTATCAAGCCGCACGAACCGTGGAACGACAAGGCCGGTGCCGCCGTGTACCTGATGGGCCTCATCGACAAGTACAAGATTGACTTGATTGCAATCGGTAACGGTACCGCTAGCCGCGAAACGGATGCCTTCTGCGCCGAGATGTCCGCGAAGTTCAAGGGCAAGGTTCCGCCGCGCGTGATCGTTTCTGAAGCAGGTGCATCTGTTTACAGCGCAAGCATGATCGCTATCCAGGAATTTCCGAAGGAAGACGTGACGACCCGTGGCGCCATTTCGATTGGCCGCCGCCTGCAGGATCCGCTGGCCGAACTTGTGAAGGTGGACCCGCAGTCCATTGGCGTGGGCCAGTACCAGCACGACGTGAACCAGCGCGAACTCAAGAAGCGCTTGGACGAAGTGGTGGAAAGCTGCGTGAACATGGTCGGTGTCGACGTGAACAGCGCCTCTGCTCCGCTGCTTTCCCACGTGGCAGGCCTTAGCAATACTTTGTCCGAAGCCATCGTGAAGTACCGCGAAGAAAACGGTGCCTATGCTAGCCGCGAAGCCTTGAAGAACGTGAAGGGCTTCGGCCCGAAGGCATTCGAACAGGCCGCCGGCTTCATGCGCATTCCGGGTGCCGAAAACCCGCTGGACGATTCCGCCGTTCACCCCGAAAACTACGCCCTCGTTGAAAAGATGGCCGAAAAGGCTGGCGTTTCTGTGAAGGACATGGTGGGTAACGCCGAAGCTGTGAAGGCAATCAACCTCGAAGAATTCCTCTCCGACGAAGTGGGTAAGGCTACTTTGGATGACATTATCAAGGAACTCCAGAAGCCGAGCCGCGACCCGCGTAAGGAATTCCGCTACGCCAAGTTCGACGACAAGATTCGCACCATTCAGGACTTGATTACGGGTAGCTGGATGGAAGGTGTTGTCACCAACGTGGCAAACTTCGGTGCCTTCGTGGACATCGGTGTTCACCAGGACGGCCTCGTGCACGTTTCTGAAATCAGCGACAAGTTCGTGGAAGACGCAAAGACGGTTCTTACCGTGGGCGACATCGTGAAGGTGCGCGTCGTGGCTGTTGACGTGGGCCAGAAGCGCATTAGCCTTTCGATGAAGCAGGAATCGACCGACGGCGTCGCCGGTGCCGGTGCAAATGGCCCGCGTGGCCAGCGCGCAGGTGGTAACCGCAGCGGATTCGGTGGCCACGGCCGCGACGGTGGTCGCGGCAATGCCCGCCCGCAGGGCGGCATCCAGGGCCATGCAACGCTTGCGGACCTCAAGGCAAAAATCGCCGGCAAGGACCGCCCGGGTGCAGCTCCGAAGAAGGCCGCTGCCATGCCCGGCAAGATGAGCGCCCTCTTGAAAAACTTTAAGAAAGGAATGTAGGTAACACCTAACTAATACCTACTCCAAAAAGACTGAGCCTGCATTTTAGATGCGGGCTTTTTCTGTATGGTTGTAAAATTTTGTTTAAGAAGGTGCTCGGAGGCCCGAAAAAAGCGTGTATAGTATATGGAGTGACTTTTTTGAGTCCCTTTATAAAAATATTGACAAATTGTATTACAAATTGTAGATTTAATATGAAAATCATAGACCACGCTTTTGAAAGATTCGAGGAACGAGTTTTTACGCCCGAAATGGCTGCAAGACTTGTGAATGGAAAACGGCTACTTAGGCGTTCAAAGTCTAATCCAAGCAGATACAAAGCTATTGGAAAGGTAGATGGAGAATTCTGGGTAGTTGTTTTAGAAAAAGACCTTTATACTGTTGTTACGGCTCGTAGAGCTCATAAAGATGAGGAAGTTCTATGGAAAAATTTAAAATAGCTCAAAATCCTATAATGACTGAGGATGAAGTTCTTGAATATGCCGGTAATATGGCCGACGAGTTCCGTGAAGGGCTTGCAGATGGCTCAACTATCGTGTCGGATGGTCCTTGGGAAGAAACCGTCAAGGCAATCAAGGAACGCCGTAAACGCAACGAGACCAGAATGGCGTCTTTCCGTTTGCCCGTTTGGATAATCGAAGGCCTCAAGCGCAATGCCGCGAAGGGCGATGTCAAGTACAGTGAATATGTAATCGAAACGTTGGCAAAAGCGGCTGTGTAAACATTTCTTATAATTCGAAAGCGGGGTCAACAGCTCCGCTTTTTGTGATTTCCGTCAAAAAATGATTTGGAAAAGGGCGCTAGGGTGTGTAAAAATTTTCTCGGGCTATTGCTTAGTGTGTAAAAATTACTTATTTTAAAAACATGTGTATTGCGCTAGAGCATCTGTTTGACTACGACGACTTCCGCAAGTTCCTCCAGGATTACTTTGAGGAACAGAAAAAAATGCGGGCCGTCTTTTCGCATCGCTTCTTTGCGGCGAAGGCGGGATTCAGCAGTTCCTCGTACTGCCTGAACGTTATCCGCGGGCGCTTCAACTTGACGCCCAAATCCATCGAGAAAATTGCGAAGGCGATGGATTTCGAGCCGCTCCAGAAGGCGTACTTCGAGGCGCTTGTGCAGTACAACCAGGCGCAGCAGGTGGTCGAGCGTGAAAGCGCTTGGGAACAGATTGTCCAGATTCGCAAGCAGATCGAATTTACGCACGTCACTACCCGTGAGCAGGCTTACTTTAGTAAGTGGTACTATCCGGTCATCCGTGAAATGGCGGTAAATGCCGACTGGCACGACGACTACATGGTGCTCGCCCGTATGCTGACGCCACAGATTACCACCGAAGAGGCTCGCGAGGCTGTCAAGAATTTACTTGAGTGGAACTTGCTGAAAAAAGTAGGGGACCGCTACGAGGCGACATCGCAGATGCTCGATGCCGCCGAAATTCCGCCGATTGCGCTGCGGCAGATTCGCCGCGAATACATTCAGCATGCTATCGGCGCCGTGGAATCGATGCCGAAGAATGAACGCTTCGCCGCATTCACGACGCTTGCCATGAGTGAACGCTCCTACAAATACGCCGTCGAGGTGCTCGAGGAGGCGCGCAAGAAGATAATCGCGAAAGCCGCGAACGACCCGGACGTGGAACGCGTCTACGAGATGATGCTGGTGGCTTTCCCGATGAGCAAGATGATTGAAAAGGGGGCAAAGTGATGATTAGTTTGTTAAAAAATGCCTCTGGCGTTATTTCTTTGAAGAATTTGTTGGGCTGTGCAGCCGTCTCCTTGTTTGCTTTGGGCGTGGTAGCCTGTTCCAAGAGCGACGAGACTGCCGGCGGTGTCACCGATATCGGAAACTCCGTGGCTAGCGGCTTCGTGGTGACCGAGGGCAACCTGCCTGTGGCCCATGCCCGCGTGGTGGCCTACTACGATAACTGGGACAAGACTTCTATCGAAGACTCTGTCGAAGTCGTTGCCGATGACAACGGAAAATTTGAGCTGAAATTCGACAGCACCCGCTCTGTGGTGCTCTATGCCGAAACTGGTTCTGAATCCGGGCTTTCGCGTATTCAGGATTCGGGCAGCTCGCTTGTGGTGGTGGGGCACCCCCGCAGACTTGAAAGTAGCGTTGCCGAGGCAAGTTCCGGCTATATGCGCATTGTGGGTAGCAACGCCGTTGCGTCTGTGGGAGCAGACGGTTCCTTTGCTTTTGACTCCATGCCCGTAGGCAAAATCTTGCTTGCGTATGTGGCTGAAGTTCCCCAGGCCCGTTTCGATTTCATGACGACCATTGTAGGCGACACCGTCAAGATCCCGCCCCTTGAAAAACTGAGCCAAAACAACGGCTGGCTTACAGTCTCGGATTACCGCTACTACAACAATGCCGCCTATGCGGGAATTATGGTGAGCGTCCCCGAAGGAATCACGGTCCCGCAGGTTGAAATTCTGCCGCAAGATACCACCGAAAAAGATACATCCGTCAAAGATACAACGGCCAAGGATTCGAGTGACATCGTCAAGGACACGACTGCAAGGGATACGAGCGAAGCTGTCGCCATTTCTTATGCGCTTCACCTAGATGGCAGCGATAGCTTGGCCAAGGTCTACAATAGCGACGGGACGGAAGCCGATCCGGACAACATCGATTATGTAGATGGTATTTCGGGCGAGGGAGTCTCGCTGAAGGTCGGACAACATATTGGTTTGGGCAATGTCGACCCCAGTGCCGGTGACTTTACCGTGTCGCTGTGGACGGTTTGGAAAGGGTTCCGTGAAGGAAGCTTCTACCAGATTCTTTTCGCCCAGAGGTCCAATTGGGCTGAATCCTTTGCCAGAATCCAGTTGCAGTATGACTTTACGGTAGGAGCCTTTGCTGCGGTGAGCGAAGCTATTAGTCCGACAGGGCTTGTCTGGCTTAGCGAACCGGGTAGAGTGCGGCCCTTGAATGAATGGGCGAACATTACACTCGTGTATGAAGACGGCAAGCTGTTCTTTTATGTGAATGGCGAACTTGTAAGTGATGAAAATGGTGTGCCGTTTACACTCAAGGATTTCTTGGACCCTGTGCCGTTCCGCATTGGCGGTACCGAAATCGCGAATGACACTTGGAACGGCGTTATCGACGAAGTGACCATCGAGTCGACCGCCCGCAGCGCCGAATGGGTCAAAGCCCAGTACGAAGCCTTGGCGAAGTAATCCGCCGCAGTCATCCTCGACCATCACGGAACATGGCTTCGACGATTTGCTATCATGGCAAAGTAATCCGCTACAGTCATCCTCGACCATCACGGAACATGACTTCGACGAATTGCAATTATGGCGAAATAATCCGCTACAGTCATCCTTGACCATCACGGAACATGGCTTCGACGAATTGCAATTATGGCAAAATAATCCGCTACAGTCATCCTCGACCCTGGAGTGCGTAGCACGATAGGGGAGGGGATCCAGTGCAATTCCACAAAAAAATAGCCTTGTCCGAGGACAAGGCTTTAAATGTTTTAGTAGAGTACTAAAAATTACTCGTACTTGATCACGCCGGCCGGGCAGGAGTCAGCAGCGTCCTTGATTTCGCTTTCGTAAGCGGAATAGTCGACGCCTTCCTTCACCTGCATCTTTTCCGGAACGCTGAACACTGCGTCGCAAGTAGCTTCGCAAGCGCCGCAGGAGACGCATTCGTCGCTGGATTCGTCCAGCCACACTTTCGTGATTGCCATAATATACCTCTTTGTGTCTTAGGTTGAATTTATATACGCAATATAACAAAATCTTGTTCTGAACAGACGGGAAAATAAGAAATAAATGAAAAAACTGAACAGAAGAGGATGAAAAAAGCGTTGGCCAACGGAGGGGAGGGTGCAGGGAGGGGGCCGTGCGGCCTTCGCAAAAGTGTGCAAGTGAGTGTCGCACAGGCAAGTTTACTTGCCTGTATGACTGAACGTAGCCACGGACGCATAGCGTCCACTCCGAGCTGGGGCCCCTCCCGCATGTTTATTAATCTTTTAAATTGAATACATGCATTTGAGCGGAGTTGTATTTTTCTAAATTTACCGCAAAAATTCATTTTTCACCTTCCGACAGGAATTCATCGAAACATGAAAAAAGTGGTTGTAAAAATTGGTGGCAGCCTGGCAATCGACGAAGCCAAGCTGGCTGATTTTGTGTCGGCAGTCTCTACCCTCCCCGGTAGTGGCTGTCAGGTGGCCGTGGTTCACGGCGGTGGCAAGGATATCAACGAGAATATCGCCTTGCTCAAGGAACAACCGACATTCATCGACGGTCTGCGAGTCACAACCCCCGGCATCATGAAGATGGTCGAGATGACCCTCTCGGGCCACGTGAACAAGAAGCTCGTGCGCATGCTCCTGAACAACGGCTGTGGCGCCGTCGGTATTTCGGGCGTAGACGCGAATCTGTTCCAGGTGGTCAAGAAGCAGGGCAAGGTGGACCTTGGCCTGGTAGGCGAAATCAAGAAGGTGAACCCGGGCATCGTGACCGCGCTCTGGGGTGCGGGGTTTGTTCCCGTGGTAAGCCCGATTTCGATTGGCCCTGACGCAAACGGCAACGGCGTGAGCTGGAACGTGAACGCAGACACCGCCGCATCTGAACTGGCTGTGGCGCTCGAAGCCGACCAGTTCGTGCTGGTGAGCGACGTGCCGGGCGTGATGGACGAAAACAAGAATGTAATTCCCGAACTGAGCGAGGCGGACGCCGAAAAGCTGATCGAGGCTGGCGTCATCTCCGGCGGTATGATTCCCAAAGTCCGCGAGAGTTTCAAGTCGATCCGACGAGGACTTAAGAGCATCCACATCGTGGGTTGGAAGGACGCGGAACACTTTGGCAAACAAATTAATGGAGATTTAAACTATGGCACAATCTTGCGCTAACCTGCTCGAACAGGACAAACAAATTATCGCGCCGCTCTACGGCAAGGCAGACATCAACTTCGTAAAGGGCGAAGGCTCTTACCTCTATGACGACCAGGGCAACAAGTACCTGGACTTCGTGGCGGGTATCGCCGTGAACGCACTTGGTCACCAGAACCAGGCGATTAAGGATGCGGTGGTGGAACAGATGAACCACTTCAACCACATCAGCAACCTTTACCCGAACTACCCGCAGATTAATCTCGGCAAGGCCCTCCTTGAAATCACCAAGTTCGACAAAGCCTTCTTCTGCAACTCGGGTACCGAGGCGAACGAAGGTGCAATCAAGTTTGCACGTAAGTACTTCGACCGGAATGGCGAAAAGAACAGGCAGAAAATCATTACCTTCGTGAACAGCTTCCACGGAAGGACGTATGCCGCCCTTTCTGCAACGGGCCAGCCGGCTATCCG
This window contains:
- a CDS encoding Tex family protein, with the protein product MDFSAIIAEELNLEVWRVAKALELMDQGGTIPFIARYRKDQTGTLNEIELRDISHRRDYLQELVDRKETVLKSIEEQGKLTPELKAQIEACKDKTLLEDIYAPYKPKKRTRATIAKELGLEPLARLMWAQEETGNTAEQIALIYLSEEKGLADPKAALKGAADILAEEVADNTEFRQYLRNKMEKTGVMISKVKKDFEGQETKFKDYYDYSEQVSKIPSHRMLALRRGEKEKVLRLSIEVPNEEMVGYLKQQIIKGNTTWTPYLEAMCQDAWERLLQPSMESEVRLMLKDAAEEEAFKVFSKNLQDVLLAAPAGHKAVLALDPGFRTGCKVAVLDENGKFMDHGIIKPHEPWNDKAGAAVYLMGLIDKYKIDLIAIGNGTASRETDAFCAEMSAKFKGKVPPRVIVSEAGASVYSASMIAIQEFPKEDVTTRGAISIGRRLQDPLAELVKVDPQSIGVGQYQHDVNQRELKKRLDEVVESCVNMVGVDVNSASAPLLSHVAGLSNTLSEAIVKYREENGAYASREALKNVKGFGPKAFEQAAGFMRIPGAENPLDDSAVHPENYALVEKMAEKAGVSVKDMVGNAEAVKAINLEEFLSDEVGKATLDDIIKELQKPSRDPRKEFRYAKFDDKIRTIQDLITGSWMEGVVTNVANFGAFVDIGVHQDGLVHVSEISDKFVEDAKTVLTVGDIVKVRVVAVDVGQKRISLSMKQESTDGVAGAGANGPRGQRAGGNRSGFGGHGRDGGRGNARPQGGIQGHATLADLKAKIAGKDRPGAAPKKAAAMPGKMSALLKNFKKGM
- a CDS encoding TIGR02147 family protein, whose protein sequence is MCIALEHLFDYDDFRKFLQDYFEEQKKMRAVFSHRFFAAKAGFSSSSYCLNVIRGRFNLTPKSIEKIAKAMDFEPLQKAYFEALVQYNQAQQVVERESAWEQIVQIRKQIEFTHVTTREQAYFSKWYYPVIREMAVNADWHDDYMVLARMLTPQITTEEAREAVKNLLEWNLLKKVGDRYEATSQMLDAAEIPPIALRQIRREYIQHAIGAVESMPKNERFAAFTTLAMSERSYKYAVEVLEEARKKIIAKAANDPDVERVYEMMLVAFPMSKMIEKGAK
- a CDS encoding LamG domain-containing protein, which gives rise to MISLLKNASGVISLKNLLGCAAVSLFALGVVACSKSDETAGGVTDIGNSVASGFVVTEGNLPVAHARVVAYYDNWDKTSIEDSVEVVADDNGKFELKFDSTRSVVLYAETGSESGLSRIQDSGSSLVVVGHPRRLESSVAEASSGYMRIVGSNAVASVGADGSFAFDSMPVGKILLAYVAEVPQARFDFMTTIVGDTVKIPPLEKLSQNNGWLTVSDYRYYNNAAYAGIMVSVPEGITVPQVEILPQDTTEKDTSVKDTTAKDSSDIVKDTTARDTSEAVAISYALHLDGSDSLAKVYNSDGTEADPDNIDYVDGISGEGVSLKVGQHIGLGNVDPSAGDFTVSLWTVWKGFREGSFYQILFAQRSNWAESFARIQLQYDFTVGAFAAVSEAISPTGLVWLSEPGRVRPLNEWANITLVYEDGKLFFYVNGELVSDENGVPFTLKDFLDPVPFRIGGTEIANDTWNGVIDEVTIESTARSAEWVKAQYEALAK
- a CDS encoding ferredoxin; this translates as MAITKVWLDESSDECVSCGACEATCDAVFSVPEKMQVKEGVDYSAYESEIKDAADSCPAGVIKYE
- the argB gene encoding acetylglutamate kinase — protein: MKKVVVKIGGSLAIDEAKLADFVSAVSTLPGSGCQVAVVHGGGKDINENIALLKEQPTFIDGLRVTTPGIMKMVEMTLSGHVNKKLVRMLLNNGCGAVGISGVDANLFQVVKKQGKVDLGLVGEIKKVNPGIVTALWGAGFVPVVSPISIGPDANGNGVSWNVNADTAASELAVALEADQFVLVSDVPGVMDENKNVIPELSEADAEKLIEAGVISGGMIPKVRESFKSIRRGLKSIHIVGWKDAEHFGKQINGDLNYGTILR